One genomic region from Populus nigra chromosome 8, ddPopNigr1.1, whole genome shotgun sequence encodes:
- the LOC133701545 gene encoding uncharacterized protein LOC133701545 isoform X2, translated as MASAVAIVSSYPWLNSSPSPSKYSKYQSFHPPPCRVVCRGGGSELPPPVTPDFKFALHDALDSSGVDTTHAREARQNFMSQIKGLSRIEREVSISINRRVDLAKTAIYISAEDFALMSQSSLPLPVDPFIERLFDLTMEFCRSGKVLRASPEALLDSLYKFLYVEKDFRRSNVISRLDPHPLYLHAVLTYQSGSAYMLALVYSEILKVLRFWSLLDFDCEIFFPHDRYGLPRGYHKQKSAESDHPHILTVQTLLEEILKNVKEAFWPFQHDQSKSLFLRAVHAVLCTDRSNVVEESGFQLESAKSSHRRLDRGTLTSLHLGDLRLALSACERLILLEFDPKELRDYSVLLYHCGLYEQSLHYLKLYQDRKGSSLQKQASNELSSLEDEAGEKLMMRLNLISMEEGWSKPSHSGTFLRNNSEPS; from the exons GCGGAGGAGGATCAGAACTTCCTCCACCAGTAACACCTGACTTCAAGTTTGCTTTGCATGATGCCTTGGATTCTTCTGGAGTCGACACCACTCATGCCAGa GAAGCGAGGCAAAATTTCATGTCACAAATTAAAGGGTTATCACGTATTGAGAGGGAAGTTAGCATTAGCATTAACAGACGTGTTGATTTGGCGAAAACAGCTATTTATATATCAGCTGAGGATTTTGCTCTCATGTCACAGTCTTCACTTCCTCTCCCTGTGGATCCTTTTATTGAAAGACTGTTTGATCTTACCATGGAGTTTTGTAGAAGCGGTAAGGTTTTGAGGGCATCGCCAGAGGCCCTTTTGGATAGTTTGTACAAATTCTTGTATGTCGAAAAG GATTTCCGAAGGAGCAATGTGATTAGTAGATTGGACCCACATCCTTTGTATCTTCATGCT GTTTTGACATATCAATCAGGTTCCGCTTATATGCTTGCACTTGTATACTCTGAAATCCTGAAAGTGCTTCGATTTTGGAGCCTTTTGGACTTTGATTGTGAGATTTTCTTCCCACACGACCGGTATGGTCTTCCAAGGGGCTATCATAAGCAGAAAAGTGCAGAGTCTGATCATCCACACATATTGACAGTGCAAACTCTGTTGGAGGAG ATTTTGAAAAATGTAAAGGAGGCTTTCTGGCCATTTCAACATGATCAGTCTAAGAGTTTATTCTTGAGGGCTGTGCATGCAGTCCTTTGTACTGATAGATCAAACGTTGTTGAAGAAAG TGGCTTTCAGCTTGAATCTGCAAAGTCCAGTCACCGTAGGTTGGACCGTGGCACTTTGACCAGTTTGCATTTGGGGGACTTAAGGCTTGCATTATCTG CATGTGAGCGTCTAATACTCCTGGAATTTGATCCCAAGGAATTAAGAGATTACAGTGTTCTTCTTTACCACTGTGGACTTTATGAGCAATCCCTGCATTATCTCAAGTTGTATCAGGACAGAAAG GGTTCTTCCTTACAAAAGCAAGCATCCAATGAATTAAGCAGCCTGGAGGACGAGGCTGGGGAGAAATTGATGATGCGCCTTAACCTCATTTCAATGGAGGAAGGTTGGAGCAAGCCCTCGCATTCTGGAACTTTTCTTCGAAATAACTCTGAACCATCCTAG
- the LOC133701545 gene encoding uncharacterized protein LOC133701545 isoform X3: MSQIKGLSRIEREVSISINRRVDLAKTAIYISAEDFALMSQSSLPLPVDPFIERLFDLTMEFCRSGKVLRASPEALLDSLYKFLYVEKDFRRSNVISRLDPHPLYLHAVLTYQSGSAYMLALVYSEILKVLRFWSLLDFDCEIFFPHDRYGLPRGYHKQKSAESDHPHILTVQTLLEEILKNVKEAFWPFQHDQSKSLFLRAVHAVLCTDRSNVVEESGFQLESAKSSHRRLDRGTLTSLHLGDLRLALSGTHVYDGVIFACERLILLEFDPKELRDYSVLLYHCGLYEQSLHYLKLYQDRKGSSLQKQASNELSSLEDEAGEKLMMRLNLISMEEGWSKPSHSGTFLRNNSEPS; encoded by the exons ATGTCACAAATTAAAGGGTTATCACGTATTGAGAGGGAAGTTAGCATTAGCATTAACAGACGTGTTGATTTGGCGAAAACAGCTATTTATATATCAGCTGAGGATTTTGCTCTCATGTCACAGTCTTCACTTCCTCTCCCTGTGGATCCTTTTATTGAAAGACTGTTTGATCTTACCATGGAGTTTTGTAGAAGCGGTAAGGTTTTGAGGGCATCGCCAGAGGCCCTTTTGGATAGTTTGTACAAATTCTTGTATGTCGAAAAG GATTTCCGAAGGAGCAATGTGATTAGTAGATTGGACCCACATCCTTTGTATCTTCATGCT GTTTTGACATATCAATCAGGTTCCGCTTATATGCTTGCACTTGTATACTCTGAAATCCTGAAAGTGCTTCGATTTTGGAGCCTTTTGGACTTTGATTGTGAGATTTTCTTCCCACACGACCGGTATGGTCTTCCAAGGGGCTATCATAAGCAGAAAAGTGCAGAGTCTGATCATCCACACATATTGACAGTGCAAACTCTGTTGGAGGAG ATTTTGAAAAATGTAAAGGAGGCTTTCTGGCCATTTCAACATGATCAGTCTAAGAGTTTATTCTTGAGGGCTGTGCATGCAGTCCTTTGTACTGATAGATCAAACGTTGTTGAAGAAAG TGGCTTTCAGCTTGAATCTGCAAAGTCCAGTCACCGTAGGTTGGACCGTGGCACTTTGACCAGTTTGCATTTGGGGGACTTAAGGCTTGCATTATCTGGTACGCATGTATACGATGGTGTTATTTTTG CATGTGAGCGTCTAATACTCCTGGAATTTGATCCCAAGGAATTAAGAGATTACAGTGTTCTTCTTTACCACTGTGGACTTTATGAGCAATCCCTGCATTATCTCAAGTTGTATCAGGACAGAAAG GGTTCTTCCTTACAAAAGCAAGCATCCAATGAATTAAGCAGCCTGGAGGACGAGGCTGGGGAGAAATTGATGATGCGCCTTAACCTCATTTCAATGGAGGAAGGTTGGAGCAAGCCCTCGCATTCTGGAACTTTTCTTCGAAATAACTCTGAACCATCCTAG
- the LOC133701545 gene encoding uncharacterized protein LOC133701545 isoform X1: protein MASAVAIVSSYPWLNSSPSPSKYSKYQSFHPPPCRVVCRGGGSELPPPVTPDFKFALHDALDSSGVDTTHAREARQNFMSQIKGLSRIEREVSISINRRVDLAKTAIYISAEDFALMSQSSLPLPVDPFIERLFDLTMEFCRSGKVLRASPEALLDSLYKFLYVEKDFRRSNVISRLDPHPLYLHAVLTYQSGSAYMLALVYSEILKVLRFWSLLDFDCEIFFPHDRYGLPRGYHKQKSAESDHPHILTVQTLLEEILKNVKEAFWPFQHDQSKSLFLRAVHAVLCTDRSNVVEESGFQLESAKSSHRRLDRGTLTSLHLGDLRLALSGTHVYDGVIFACERLILLEFDPKELRDYSVLLYHCGLYEQSLHYLKLYQDRKGSSLQKQASNELSSLEDEAGEKLMMRLNLISMEEGWSKPSHSGTFLRNNSEPS from the exons GCGGAGGAGGATCAGAACTTCCTCCACCAGTAACACCTGACTTCAAGTTTGCTTTGCATGATGCCTTGGATTCTTCTGGAGTCGACACCACTCATGCCAGa GAAGCGAGGCAAAATTTCATGTCACAAATTAAAGGGTTATCACGTATTGAGAGGGAAGTTAGCATTAGCATTAACAGACGTGTTGATTTGGCGAAAACAGCTATTTATATATCAGCTGAGGATTTTGCTCTCATGTCACAGTCTTCACTTCCTCTCCCTGTGGATCCTTTTATTGAAAGACTGTTTGATCTTACCATGGAGTTTTGTAGAAGCGGTAAGGTTTTGAGGGCATCGCCAGAGGCCCTTTTGGATAGTTTGTACAAATTCTTGTATGTCGAAAAG GATTTCCGAAGGAGCAATGTGATTAGTAGATTGGACCCACATCCTTTGTATCTTCATGCT GTTTTGACATATCAATCAGGTTCCGCTTATATGCTTGCACTTGTATACTCTGAAATCCTGAAAGTGCTTCGATTTTGGAGCCTTTTGGACTTTGATTGTGAGATTTTCTTCCCACACGACCGGTATGGTCTTCCAAGGGGCTATCATAAGCAGAAAAGTGCAGAGTCTGATCATCCACACATATTGACAGTGCAAACTCTGTTGGAGGAG ATTTTGAAAAATGTAAAGGAGGCTTTCTGGCCATTTCAACATGATCAGTCTAAGAGTTTATTCTTGAGGGCTGTGCATGCAGTCCTTTGTACTGATAGATCAAACGTTGTTGAAGAAAG TGGCTTTCAGCTTGAATCTGCAAAGTCCAGTCACCGTAGGTTGGACCGTGGCACTTTGACCAGTTTGCATTTGGGGGACTTAAGGCTTGCATTATCTGGTACGCATGTATACGATGGTGTTATTTTTG CATGTGAGCGTCTAATACTCCTGGAATTTGATCCCAAGGAATTAAGAGATTACAGTGTTCTTCTTTACCACTGTGGACTTTATGAGCAATCCCTGCATTATCTCAAGTTGTATCAGGACAGAAAG GGTTCTTCCTTACAAAAGCAAGCATCCAATGAATTAAGCAGCCTGGAGGACGAGGCTGGGGAGAAATTGATGATGCGCCTTAACCTCATTTCAATGGAGGAAGGTTGGAGCAAGCCCTCGCATTCTGGAACTTTTCTTCGAAATAACTCTGAACCATCCTAG
- the LOC133701545 gene encoding uncharacterized protein LOC133701545 isoform X4 → MMPWILLESTPLMPEKRGKISCHKLKGYHVLRGKLALALTDVLIWRKQLFIYQLRILLSCHSLHFLSLWILLLKDCLILPWSFVEADFRRSNVISRLDPHPLYLHAVLTYQSGSAYMLALVYSEILKVLRFWSLLDFDCEIFFPHDRYGLPRGYHKQKSAESDHPHILTVQTLLEEILKNVKEAFWPFQHDQSKSLFLRAVHAVLCTDRSNVVEESGFQLESAKSSHRRLDRGTLTSLHLGDLRLALSGTHVYDGVIFACERLILLEFDPKELRDYSVLLYHCGLYEQSLHYLKLYQDRKGSSLQKQASNELSSLEDEAGEKLMMRLNLISMEEGWSKPSHSGTFLRNNSEPS, encoded by the exons ATGATGCCTTGGATTCTTCTGGAGTCGACACCACTCATGCCAGa GAAGCGAGGCAAAATTTCATGTCACAAATTAAAGGGTTATCACGTATTGAGAGGGAAGTTAGCATTAGCATTAACAGACGTGTTGATTTGGCGAAAACAGCTATTTATATATCAGCTGAGGATTTTGCTCTCATGTCACAGTCTTCACTTCCTCTCCCTGTGGATCCTTTTATTGAAAGACTGTTTGATCTTACCATGGAGTTTTGTAGAAGCG GATTTCCGAAGGAGCAATGTGATTAGTAGATTGGACCCACATCCTTTGTATCTTCATGCT GTTTTGACATATCAATCAGGTTCCGCTTATATGCTTGCACTTGTATACTCTGAAATCCTGAAAGTGCTTCGATTTTGGAGCCTTTTGGACTTTGATTGTGAGATTTTCTTCCCACACGACCGGTATGGTCTTCCAAGGGGCTATCATAAGCAGAAAAGTGCAGAGTCTGATCATCCACACATATTGACAGTGCAAACTCTGTTGGAGGAG ATTTTGAAAAATGTAAAGGAGGCTTTCTGGCCATTTCAACATGATCAGTCTAAGAGTTTATTCTTGAGGGCTGTGCATGCAGTCCTTTGTACTGATAGATCAAACGTTGTTGAAGAAAG TGGCTTTCAGCTTGAATCTGCAAAGTCCAGTCACCGTAGGTTGGACCGTGGCACTTTGACCAGTTTGCATTTGGGGGACTTAAGGCTTGCATTATCTGGTACGCATGTATACGATGGTGTTATTTTTG CATGTGAGCGTCTAATACTCCTGGAATTTGATCCCAAGGAATTAAGAGATTACAGTGTTCTTCTTTACCACTGTGGACTTTATGAGCAATCCCTGCATTATCTCAAGTTGTATCAGGACAGAAAG GGTTCTTCCTTACAAAAGCAAGCATCCAATGAATTAAGCAGCCTGGAGGACGAGGCTGGGGAGAAATTGATGATGCGCCTTAACCTCATTTCAATGGAGGAAGGTTGGAGCAAGCCCTCGCATTCTGGAACTTTTCTTCGAAATAACTCTGAACCATCCTAG